Genomic DNA from Shewanella woodyi ATCC 51908:
CCATTGCGGCCACCATCAACACATTGATGTGGATGGGACTTCTGGAGATCAAGATTACTATGATGACTGCAGGATCTGTTGTAATCCAATACACCTTAGGATTCACTTGGATGAAGCCCGACACACCTTAGAGTTGTATGTGGACGCAGGTGATGAACAGATCTACTAGATGTTGGTAAATAACAGGCACAAAAAAACCAGCTTTAGCTGGCCTACTTAACTTTAATGATAAAGTTTATTCTAACTGATAACTCTTTAGAAGAGAATTGGTACAACCGAGTGGATTCGAACCACCGACCCCTACCATGTCAAGGTAGTGCTCTAACCAACTGAGCTACGGTTGTATTGGTTGCGGGAGCTGGATTGCTCTTTACAAAATCTTTGGCAACGACCTTCGCCATGTTTTTATAAGAGTTGAGTCCGAGTTGTTTTCACACTGCTCCATTCCGCGACTGTTTTACTGCTAATAACTGTTTTGATTCTGTTATAAAAGAATTGGTTGCGGGAGCCGGATTTGAACCAACGACCTTCGGGTTATGAGCCCGACGAGCTACCAAACTGCTCCATCCCGCGACTGTTTTACTGCTAATAACTGTTTTAATTCTGTTATAAAAGAATTGGTTGCGGGAGCCGGATTTGAACCAACGACCTTCGGGTTATGAGCCCGACGAGCTACCAAACTGCTCCATCCCGCGTTCGATAACGCTATAAGTTATTTTGATTCTACTTACAAAGAATTGGCTGCGGGAGCCGGATTACTCTTTACATAAGCTTGGCAACGACCTTCGCCATGTTTTTATAAGAGTTGAGTCCGAGTAGTTTTCACACTGCTCCATCCCGCGACTGTTTTACTGCTAATAACTGTTTTGATTCTGTTATAAAAGAATTGGTTGCGGGAGCCGGATTTGAACCAACGACCTTCGGGTTATGAGCCCGACGAGCTACCAAACTGCTCCATCCCGCGACTGTTTTACTGCTAATAACTGTTTTGATTCTGTTATAAAAGAATTGGTTGCGGGAGCCGGATTACTCTTTACAAAATCTTGGCAACGACCTTCGCCATGTTTTTATAAGAGTTGAGTCCGAGTAGTTTTCAAACTGCTCCATCCCGCGACTGTTTTACTGCTAATAACTGTTTTGATTCTGTTATAAAAGAATTGGTTGCGGGAGCCGGATTTGAACCAACGACCTTCGGGTTATGAGCCCGACGAGCTACCAAACTGCTCCATCCCGCGACTGTTTTACTGCTAATAACTGTTTTGATTCTGTTATAAAAGAATTGGTTGCGGGAGCCGGATTACTCTTTACAAAAGCTTGGCAACGACCTTCGCCATGTTTTTATAAGAGTAGAGTCCGAGTAGTTTTCACACTGCTCCATCCCGCGACTGTTTTACTGCTAATAACTGTTTTAATTCTGTTATAAAAGAATTGGTTGCGGGAGCCGGATTTGAACCAACGACCTTCGGGTTATGAGCCCGACGAGCTACCAAACTGCTCCATCCCGCGTCCGATAACGCTATAAGTTATTTTGATTCTACTTACAAAGAATTGGCTGCGGGAGCCGGATTACTCTTTACAGAAGCTTGGCAACGACCTTCGCCATGTTTTTATAAGAGTTGAGTCCGAGTAGTTTTCACACTGCTCCATCCCGCGACTGTTTTACTGCTAATAACTGTTTTGATTCTGTTATAAAAGAATTGGTACAACCGAGTGGATTCGAACCACCGACCCCTACCATGTCAAGGTAGTGCTCTAACCAACTGAGCTACGGTTGTATTGGTTGCGGGAGCCGGATTTGAACCAACGACCTTCGGGTTATGAGCCCGACGAGCTACCAAACTGCTCCATCCCGCGACTGTTTTACTGCTAATAACTGTTTTGATTCTGTTATAAAAGAATTGGTACAACCGAGTGGATTCGAACCACCGACCCCTACCATGTCAAGGTAGTGCTCTAACCAACTGAGCTACGGTTGTATTGGTTGCGGGAGCTGGATTACTCTTTACAAAAGCTTGGCAACGACCTTCGCCATGTTTTTATAAGAGTTGAGTCCGAGTAGCTTTTACACTGCTCAATCCCACGACTGTGTTACTAACTGTCCTTTCGGCTATTGCCTTGGAACGAGCGCTATAATACGGGATACAGTTTTTGTTGCAAGTAAAAATGTCATATTTAAGTTTAAGTGTTGCTTTGCTGCTCAACTTGCTCTTTTATAGTGCATATTACGTAAAAAGAAGCCAATTTGGCTTCTTTTTACGATTTAAAATACACAATTTAACTACGCATCTGAGGCATCTACAATTGCCTCTTTAAAGAAACCTCGCTTTTGAATATAACGTAACCTTAAAGCAAACAGCACTGCCGCAGTTGTTAAGCCAGCGATTAATCCTATCCAGAAACCATGAGCCCCCATAGCTGGCACGATAAGATCTGTTCTTGCTAGTATATAGCCTAGCAACATGCCAACAGCCCAATAGGAGAACAAAGTGATATAAAAAGCACTTCTTGTGTCCTTATATCCTCTTAACGCCCCGGCCGCGACAACTTGCACCGAATCAGATAATTGATAAAGAGCAGCAAGAAACATTAAGCTTCCTGCTAGTGTCACCACTTCTGGGTTATCGTTATATAGATAAGCAATTTCAGTTCTAAACAGAACAGTAATGACCGCAGTCACCATAGCTAGTGTAAAGGAGATACCTAAACCTAATTTGGCAATCAAAGCCGATATCTCAGTTTTATCTTGCCCTAAGTAATATCCCACGCGAATCGATACCGCAATGCCGATAGACAAAGGCAACATAAATACAATAGATGAGAAATTCAAAGCAATTTGATGGCCCGCAACCACATTAGCACCTAAGGGAGCTAACAGTAGTGCAATAACAGCAAACAGACTCACTTCAAAAAAGAGTGCCATTGCGATGGGAAAACCATGTTTAGTCATATCCCATATTGTAGAGAGATGAGGTTTATGAAATGACTTAAAAGGCGCTAACTCTGCAAACTTTTTATGTAGCTGCATATACACAATCATGGCAACAAACATGGCCCAAAAAACTAATGCAGTCGCTAGACCACAACCAGCTCCTCCCATAGCGGGCATACCAAAATGGCCATAGATAAATATATAGTTAGCAGGAATATTCACAGCAAGTCCTACAAAACCTATTATCATGGTCGGTAAGGTATAAGAGATACCCTCGCTGCATCCTCTTAATACTTGATAAAGAACAAAAGCAGGTACGCCCCAAGCAAACCCCTCTAGGTAGCCGATACTCAAACGGGCCAATTCAGGTTCCAACTCCATCATGGTGAAGATGTTTTCTGCAAAACTAAGAAACAGGATCACACCTAGGCTACCAATTATGGCAATATAACCTGCTTGAAAAGCAAGTGGTTGAATAGCCTTTTGGTTATTAGCCCCATGGTGATGAGCAAATACCGGTGTAAATGCAAGCAGTAAGCCTTGCACAAACAGTAGCGCAGGTAACCACAAGCTGGTTCCGATAGCGACTGCCGCCATATCTACCGCGCTCACTCGCCCCGCCATGACGGTATCAATAAATCCCATCATGGTTTGAGTAACTTGTGCAATAAGAACGGGAAGTGCAAGCTGCACTAAACGTTTGGCCTGAAAGCCGTAATGATTCATTAAAATGCCTTTAATTCTGACGAGAGAAAATATGTTTACAGGTATAGTTCAAGCCACGTGCGAAGTGGTTGCGATAAATAAGAAAGATGGCTTAAATACGCTAGAGATCGCTATGAAATCCGATTTACGTGAAGGGCTCATAACAGGCGCAAGTGTTGCTAACAACGGTGTCTGTTTAACGGTTACACGAATTGCTGATGATAGGGTGTTTTTCGATGTAATGGAAGAGACCTTGAGTGTGACTAACCTCTCAAATTTACAACTTGGTTCTAAGGTTAATATTGAACGCTCATTGACCTTTGGCAGTGAAATTGGTGGCCACATTCTTTCCGGACATATACATACTCAAGCAAGAGTTCTAGAAGTGAGCCATACCGAGGCTCATTTTGATATAAAACTCGAAGTCGATCCTAAGTGGATGAACTACATTCTTTATAAAGGTTTCGTAGGCGTTAATGGTTGTAGTTTAACAGTTGGTGAAGTCACAGAGACTAGCTTTATGCTGCATCTTATTCCAGAAACCTTGAAACTCACAAACCTTGATATCATCAAAGCTGGTGAGACATTAAATATCGAGATAGACAGTCAAACCCAAGCCATTGTCGACACCGTTGAGCGTGTACTTGCCAAAAGAGCTAATATATAAAGTATTAACAGGTAAAATTTAAAAGGCCGACTCCTGTAATAGAAGTCGGCCTTTAACTTAAGCTTTTTACCTAACTAAGCGTATCACCAGGCACCCTCACCCGTCCTTCCATTAATACGCGTGCGCTTCTACTCATGACGGCCTTAGTTACGCGCCACTCATTATCAATACATCTAGCCTCAGCTCCCACACGCAATGTACCTGATGGATGGCCGAAATGAACAGACTCACGTTCGCCACCACCAGCTGCAATATTCACTAGCGTGCCGGGGATCGCGGCCGCAGTTCCAATGGCAACAGCCGCAGTGCCCATCATGGCATGATGCAGTTTCCCCATCGATAGCGCCCTAACATTTAAGTCTATCTCAGTCGATAGAACCCTTTTGCCACTTGAAGAGATGTAATCACAAGCCTTGCCAACGATGGCCACCTTAGGTGTATGTTGCCTGCTTGCCGCTTCATCAATATGGCTAATAAGCCCCATTTTAACGGCGCCATGAGCTCGGATTGTTTCAAAGCGCTTAAGGACCTCGGCATCACTATTAATGTCATCTTGAAGCTCTGCACCGGTATAACCAAGATCGCTTGCATTGATAAAGATCGTCGGGATCCCAGCGTTGATCATTGTCGCTTTAACATTACCTGATGCAATAACATCGGTAGGTAGGGCTAACTCATCCACTAGGTTCCCCGTTGGAAACATGGAGCCATCACCATCGGCGGGGTCCATAAATTCAACCTGCACTTCGGCAGCTGGAAAAGTGACGCCATCGAGCTCAAAGTCACCGGTTTCCTGCACTTCACCATCCGTAATGGGAACATGAGCAATAATGGTTTTACTGATATTTGCTTGCCAAATTCGCACCACAGCGATGCCATTATCGGGAACTCGACTAGCATCAACTAAGCCACTGCTAATAGCAAATGAACCGACAGCCGCAGACAGATTACCGCAGTTACCACTCCAGTCAACGAAAGGCTTATCAATGCCAACCTGTCCAAACAAGTAGTCAACATCATGATCTTGCTGACGACTTTTAGAGATAATGACTGTTTTACTTGTACTTGAGGTCGCCCCTCCCATACCGTCAGTTTGCTTCCCGTAAGGATCTGGGCTGCCGATCACTCTCAGTAGTAGTGCATCACGGGCCTTACCCGCAATTTTAGCCTGCGCTGGCAGGTCCTCAAGATTAAAGAAGACTCCTTTACTTGTGCCACCACGCATATAGGTCGCAGGTACTTTTATCTGAGGAGAAAATACAGTCTTACCTTTCTCATCCTGAAGCATAAATATCACCCTTTAATGAAGAGTGGCGCAATAGTGCGCCACGATAAATACCTAATGATTAACAATCAAGTCGTCAAGCAGACAAATGAGCTTAGGCCGCAGATGAAGATTCAAGGAAGTCTTGAGCAAAACGCTGCAAAATACCGCCAGCTTCATAAATAGAGACCTCCTCTGCGGTATCTAAGCGACACTTAACTGGAACCTCGACGGACTCGCCGTTTTTACGGTTGATAATAAGCGTTAACCTTGCACCAGGAGTTCGATCTCCAACCACATCATAGGTCTCTGTACCATCGATTTGATACGTATGGCGGTTTTCGCCATTGGTGAACTCAAGGGGTAACACGCCCATTCCCACTAAATTAGTTCGATGAATACGCTCAAACCCTTCGGCCACAATCACTTCAACGCCAGCAAGACGAACACCTTTAGCGGCCCAGTCGCGGCTTGAGCCTTGACCATAATCAGCACCAGCAATGATGATCAGTGGCTGTTTACGATCCATGTAAGTTTCAATCGCCTCCCACATGCGTGAGACTTCACCCTCAGGCTCAATACGAGCTAATGATCCCTGCTTAATTTCAGTCTCTCCATTTTTGCCCAATGTCGTGACCATCTCATTAAAGAGTTTAGGATTAGCAAAAGTGGCCCGCTGTGCAGTCAAGTGATCACCGCGGTGAGTTGCGTAGGAGTTAAAGTCCACCTCAGGTAGACCCATCTTATCTAAATACGCACCAGCAGCACTGTCGAGCATGATCGCATTTGAAGGAGACAAGTGGTCTGTTGTGATGTTATCACCCAGTACTGCTAAGGGACGCATCCCTTTCATACTTCTCTCACCTGCCAGTGCTCCTTCCCAATAGGGAGGACGACGAATATAGGTACTCTGTGGTCGCCAATCATACTGCGGATCATTGTTTGCTCCATACTCTACTTTAATGTCGAACATAGGCTCATACACTTTACGGAACTGTTCTGGTTTTACGCTCGCCTTGACGACCGCATCAATCTCTTCATCCGATGGCCAGATATCTTTAAGTGTGATCTCATTACCTTGAGAGTCTGTGCCTAAGCTGTCTCTCTCAATGTCGAAGCGTATGGTCCCTGCAATGGCGTAGGCCACCACTAACGGTGGTGAAGCCAAGAACGCTTGTTTAGCGTAGGGATGAATACGGCCATCGAAATTACGATTACCAGAAAGCACTGCTGTGGCGTAAAGATCTCTGTCGATTACCTCCTGTTGGATAACAGGGTCAAGCGCCCCACTCATGCCATTACAAGTGGTGCAGGCAAAACCAACGATACCAAAACCAAGACTTTCGAGCTCAGGTAACAGCTTGGCATCTTCAAGGTAGAGTTGTACCGCTTTGGATCCTGGTGCTAAAGAGGTTTTAACCCAAGGCTTACGCGTTAAACCTTTGGCATTCGCGTTACGCGCAAGCAGACCGGCTGCTATCACATTTCGAGGGTTTGAGGTGTTGGTACAGCTAGTAATGGCTGCAATGATACAAGCGCCGTCGGGCATTAAGCCCTCTTCGTTCTCTACCACACCTGCGATACCACTCTTAGCAAGCTCATTGGTAGCAACACGGCGGTGCGGGTTTGAAGGTCCCGCAATATTACGGCCAATCGATGATAAATCAAACTTGAGCACCCGCTCATACTCAGCATTTTTAAGGCTATCAGCCCATAACCCATTGGCTTTAGCATAGGTTTCAACCAGTTTTACTTGAGCATCATCTCGACCAGTCAACTTAAGGTAGTCTATGGTTTTATCATCGATGTAGAACATGGCGGCTGTAGCGCCAAACTCAGGCGTCATATTTGAGATAGTCGCTCGGTCTCCAAGTGTAAGCGCGAAAGCGCCTTCACCGAAGAATTCAAGATAGGTAGACACCACCTTCTCGCTGCGTAAAAACTCTGTGATAGCCAGTACGATATCGGTTGCAGTGATCCCACTTTGACGCTTACCCACCAGCTCAACACCGACGATATCAGGAAGACGCATATACGAGGGACGGCCAAGCATGACACTCTCAGCTTCAAGTCCACCGACTCCAATTGCTATCACACCTAATGCATCCACATGGGGAGTATGACTGTCTGTTCCTACCAAGGTGTCTGGAAAAGCCACGCCATCGCGAGCTTGAATCACAGGTGACATCTTCTCAAGATTTATCTGATGCATAATGCCGTTACCCGGCTGGATCACATCGATATTCTTAAATGCTGTTTTGGTCCAGTTGATAAAATGAAATCTATCGTCATTACGTCTGTCTTCAATGGCGCGGTTCTTATCGAACGCGTCCTTCTCAAAACCTGCATGCTCTACCGCTAATGAGTGATCCACAATCAGCTGTGTCGGTACAACAGGATTTACCTTGGAAGGGTCGCCACCTTTATCAGCAATGGCATCGCGCAATCCAGCAAGATCCACCAGCGCTGTCTGACCTAAAATGTCATGGCAAACAACACGTGCTGGATACCAAGGGAAATCCAGATCACGTTGACGGTTAATAATCTGTTTTAATGAATCTGTTAATTTTGTAGGCTCACAGCGGCGAACGAGGTTTTCAGCATATACACGGGAGGTATACGGCAGCTTATCATAGGCACCAGGGCTGATAGCCTCAACGGCGGCACGAGTGTCGAAGTAATCGAGATCGGTATCCGGTAAAGATTTACGGTAACTTGTATTCATAAGATATCCCCAGCTCACATACTGGTTTAATGCTGTTTATCGGCCAAATATCGATAGTTAGATGAAATTATTTGATAGATAAAAAGTCTTTATTATTAGTTGATAAATAGAAATTCAATCCTTATGGGGTTAGAAATTTCTAACCCCATCAAAAAATATGATAACTATTACTACTATCTTTCAGCGATAGGCTTAACCATTCTTGGCTCAGATCCTGTGTAATCCGCACTTGGACGAATAATACGGTTATTAGAGCGCTGCTCCATCACATGAGCGGCCCACCCCGTAAGACGCGAGCAGACAAATATAGGCGTGAACAACTTAGTAGGAATGCCCATAAAATGATAAGCCGATGCGTGAAAGAAATCAGCATTACAAAATAGCTTCTTGGTGTCCCACATAAACTCTTCACAGGCAACAGAGATATCGTATAACGACGTATCACCATTTTCCTGAGCCAGTTTTTCAGACCACGCCTTAATGATCACATTACGTGGATCTGAGGTACGGTAAATCGCATGACCAAAGCCCATGATCTTCTCTTTACGCTCAAGCATACCGGCCATCTGCGTCTTGGCATCTGCTGGGGAGCTAAACTTCTGGATCATATCCATTGCCGCTTCATTTGCGCCGCCATGCAGAGGGCCACGAAGTGTACCGATAGCACCTGTGATACACGAGAACATGTCAGACAGAGTCGAAGCACACACACGAGCAGTAAAGGTTGAAGCATTAAACTCATGCTCAGCGTAGAGGATCAGCGACACATCCATTACGCGTCTGTGTTGCTCTGAAGGCGTTTTGCCATTTAACAGGTGTAGGAAGTGGCCACCGAGTGAATCTTCATCTGTGACACAGTTAATCTCAACTCCATCATGAGAAAACTTGTACCAATAGCACATGATTGCAGGGAAAGCGGCAAGTAGGCGGTTAGCGGCTTGGTTTTGTTCACTAAAGTCATTTTCAGGTTCTAAATTACCGAGAAATGAGCAACCAGTACGCATCACATCCATTGGATGAGCATCGGCAGGGATACGTTGTAATACCTCTTTTAATGCCTGAGGTAGGTCGCGCATCGCCATTAACTCTGTTTTATAGGCATCAAGCTGTGCTCGATTAGGTAACTCACCATTAAACAGTAGGTATGCCACCTCTTCAAAAGTCGCATTGTCAGCTAAGTCGGCCACATCATAGCCGCAATAAGTTAATCCAGAACCTGACTTACCTACAGTACAAAGCGATGTTTCTCCAGCACTTTGACCACGAAGACCTGCACCACTGAGTTTCTTGTCTACCATAACTTGCTCCTATTCCTTTTCATTATCGACCTATGCATTGATCACTCTCTTGGGTCACCTTCTATAGATGCATAGGCTGTAGGGTATTTATTAAATTTTAAATAATTACAGATTCTTACCTTCAGCAAAAAGACTATCTAATTTCTGCTCATAGTCGTGGTAACCAAGGTAATTATAGAGATCCATGCGAGTTTGCATCGAATCAACTACCGCTTTTTGGTCACCATTTTCAAGTATCGATGTATAGACCATCTCAGCAGCTTTATTCATCGCCCTGAATGCACTTAACGGGTAGAGCACCATGTCTGCGCCCCACTCGCCTAACTCTGCTTTGTTCCACAGCTCAGTTTGGCCGAACTCGGTAATGTTAGCCAAGATAGGCACATCTAACGCTTCTGAAAATGCGCGGTAGTGCTCCTCGGTTTTAACCGCTTCGGCAAAGATCCCGTCTGCGCCTGCAGCCACATAGGCTTTAGCACGTTCAATGGCAGCCTCGATCCCCTCTTGAGCGAATGAATCGGTACGAGCCATGATAAAGAAGTCAGGATCGGTACGGGCATCAACAGCCGCCTTGATACGATCTACCATCTCCTCTGTAGAGACGATCTCTTTATTCGGGCGATGACCACAGCGTTTTTGAGCAACCTGATCTTCCATATGAACAGCAGCTGCACCAGCTTTCTCCATATCACGAATAGTCTTGGCAATATTGAATGCCCCGCCCCAACCCGTATCAATATCCACCATCAGAGGAAGATCGCAAGCTGAGGTGATGCGCTGAACATCAACAATCACATCGTTAAGTGATGTCATACCAAGATCTGGCAATCCATAGGATGCATTAGCGACGCCACCACCTGATAGGTAGATAGCCTGATGCCCAATCTGTTTTGCCATCATTGCGCTGTAAGCATTGATGGTACCGACTATCTGCAGTGGCTTGTTATCTGCTAATGCCTGACGAAATTTTTTCCCTGCACTCATCTTTCAAATCCTCTTTTTATCTCAACGATTACGCTTAATTTTGTTCTATTAACTTTGCTCTAATTTGGTTTCGACATTTCTCTGTGAATACATGATATGACGACGCATCAGCATCTCTGCGAGCTCCTCATCACGATTCGATATAGCTTGTACTATATGTCGGTGCTCATCAAAGGCGGTGGTGATCCTAGGCCCTGACATCCCTAGCTGCACTCGGTACATACGCACAAGATGATAAATACCATCAATCAACATGGTGATAAGGTGTCTGTTTTTACTGCCTAGAATAATTCGATAGTGGAAGTCGACGTCGCCAGCTTCCTGGTAATAAGACTCGCCAGTTTTGACTTTTTGAAAGTGGGTATTAAGTAAAGCGTTAAGGTCATCTATCTCTTGGGAAGTCATATTCTTAGCAGCTAAGCGCGCTGCCATCCCCTCTAAGGATTCACGAACCTGATACAGTTCAATCAGTCCCTCAGGTGTTAATGCCACCACACGAGCACCCACATTGGCTTTGCGCTCAACAAGGTTGCAGGACTCCAGACGATTAATCGCTTCACGTATAATCGCACGACTGACACTGTATTTTGTCGACAACTCAGTCTCACTGAGTTTTGAACCAGCTAACACAACACCTTCAACAATATCTTTGC
This window encodes:
- a CDS encoding CPXCG motif-containing cysteine-rich protein, translating into MKFTTQTISCPHCGHHQHIDVDGTSGDQDYYDDCRICCNPIHLRIHLDEARHTLELYVDAGDEQIY
- a CDS encoding MATE family efflux transporter yields the protein MNHYGFQAKRLVQLALPVLIAQVTQTMMGFIDTVMAGRVSAVDMAAVAIGTSLWLPALLFVQGLLLAFTPVFAHHHGANNQKAIQPLAFQAGYIAIIGSLGVILFLSFAENIFTMMELEPELARLSIGYLEGFAWGVPAFVLYQVLRGCSEGISYTLPTMIIGFVGLAVNIPANYIFIYGHFGMPAMGGAGCGLATALVFWAMFVAMIVYMQLHKKFAELAPFKSFHKPHLSTIWDMTKHGFPIAMALFFEVSLFAVIALLLAPLGANVVAGHQIALNFSSIVFMLPLSIGIAVSIRVGYYLGQDKTEISALIAKLGLGISFTLAMVTAVITVLFRTEIAYLYNDNPEVVTLAGSLMFLAALYQLSDSVQVVAAGALRGYKDTRSAFYITLFSYWAVGMLLGYILARTDLIVPAMGAHGFWIGLIAGLTTAAVLFALRLRYIQKRGFFKEAIVDASDA
- a CDS encoding riboflavin synthase; protein product: MFTGIVQATCEVVAINKKDGLNTLEIAMKSDLREGLITGASVANNGVCLTVTRIADDRVFFDVMEETLSVTNLSNLQLGSKVNIERSLTFGSEIGGHILSGHIHTQARVLEVSHTEAHFDIKLEVDPKWMNYILYKGFVGVNGCSLTVGEVTETSFMLHLIPETLKLTNLDIIKAGETLNIEIDSQTQAIVDTVERVLAKRANI
- the prpF gene encoding 2-methylaconitate cis-trans isomerase PrpF — encoded protein: MLQDEKGKTVFSPQIKVPATYMRGGTSKGVFFNLEDLPAQAKIAGKARDALLLRVIGSPDPYGKQTDGMGGATSSTSKTVIISKSRQQDHDVDYLFGQVGIDKPFVDWSGNCGNLSAAVGSFAISSGLVDASRVPDNGIAVVRIWQANISKTIIAHVPITDGEVQETGDFELDGVTFPAAEVQVEFMDPADGDGSMFPTGNLVDELALPTDVIASGNVKATMINAGIPTIFINASDLGYTGAELQDDINSDAEVLKRFETIRAHGAVKMGLISHIDEAASRQHTPKVAIVGKACDYISSSGKRVLSTEIDLNVRALSMGKLHHAMMGTAAVAIGTAAAIPGTLVNIAAGGGERESVHFGHPSGTLRVGAEARCIDNEWRVTKAVMSRSARVLMEGRVRVPGDTLS
- the acnD gene encoding Fe/S-dependent 2-methylisocitrate dehydratase AcnD translates to MNTSYRKSLPDTDLDYFDTRAAVEAISPGAYDKLPYTSRVYAENLVRRCEPTKLTDSLKQIINRQRDLDFPWYPARVVCHDILGQTALVDLAGLRDAIADKGGDPSKVNPVVPTQLIVDHSLAVEHAGFEKDAFDKNRAIEDRRNDDRFHFINWTKTAFKNIDVIQPGNGIMHQINLEKMSPVIQARDGVAFPDTLVGTDSHTPHVDALGVIAIGVGGLEAESVMLGRPSYMRLPDIVGVELVGKRQSGITATDIVLAITEFLRSEKVVSTYLEFFGEGAFALTLGDRATISNMTPEFGATAAMFYIDDKTIDYLKLTGRDDAQVKLVETYAKANGLWADSLKNAEYERVLKFDLSSIGRNIAGPSNPHRRVATNELAKSGIAGVVENEEGLMPDGACIIAAITSCTNTSNPRNVIAAGLLARNANAKGLTRKPWVKTSLAPGSKAVQLYLEDAKLLPELESLGFGIVGFACTTCNGMSGALDPVIQQEVIDRDLYATAVLSGNRNFDGRIHPYAKQAFLASPPLVVAYAIAGTIRFDIERDSLGTDSQGNEITLKDIWPSDEEIDAVVKASVKPEQFRKVYEPMFDIKVEYGANNDPQYDWRPQSTYIRRPPYWEGALAGERSMKGMRPLAVLGDNITTDHLSPSNAIMLDSAAGAYLDKMGLPEVDFNSYATHRGDHLTAQRATFANPKLFNEMVTTLGKNGETEIKQGSLARIEPEGEVSRMWEAIETYMDRKQPLIIIAGADYGQGSSRDWAAKGVRLAGVEVIVAEGFERIHRTNLVGMGVLPLEFTNGENRHTYQIDGTETYDVVGDRTPGARLTLIINRKNGESVEVPVKCRLDTAEEVSIYEAGGILQRFAQDFLESSSAA
- the prpC gene encoding bifunctional 2-methylcitrate synthase/citrate synthase codes for the protein MVDKKLSGAGLRGQSAGETSLCTVGKSGSGLTYCGYDVADLADNATFEEVAYLLFNGELPNRAQLDAYKTELMAMRDLPQALKEVLQRIPADAHPMDVMRTGCSFLGNLEPENDFSEQNQAANRLLAAFPAIMCYWYKFSHDGVEINCVTDEDSLGGHFLHLLNGKTPSEQHRRVMDVSLILYAEHEFNASTFTARVCASTLSDMFSCITGAIGTLRGPLHGGANEAAMDMIQKFSSPADAKTQMAGMLERKEKIMGFGHAIYRTSDPRNVIIKAWSEKLAQENGDTSLYDISVACEEFMWDTKKLFCNADFFHASAYHFMGIPTKLFTPIFVCSRLTGWAAHVMEQRSNNRIIRPSADYTGSEPRMVKPIAER
- the prpB gene encoding methylisocitrate lyase — encoded protein: MSAGKKFRQALADNKPLQIVGTINAYSAMMAKQIGHQAIYLSGGGVANASYGLPDLGMTSLNDVIVDVQRITSACDLPLMVDIDTGWGGAFNIAKTIRDMEKAGAAAVHMEDQVAQKRCGHRPNKEIVSTEEMVDRIKAAVDARTDPDFFIMARTDSFAQEGIEAAIERAKAYVAAGADGIFAEAVKTEEHYRAFSEALDVPILANITEFGQTELWNKAELGEWGADMVLYPLSAFRAMNKAAEMVYTSILENGDQKAVVDSMQTRMDLYNYLGYHDYEQKLDSLFAEGKNL
- a CDS encoding GntR family transcriptional regulator, producing MTFFDETAVTAADKTFFQLRKDIVEGVVLAGSKLSETELSTKYSVSRAIIREAINRLESCNLVERKANVGARVVALTPEGLIELYQVRESLEGMAARLAAKNMTSQEIDDLNALLNTHFQKVKTGESYYQEAGDVDFHYRIILGSKNRHLITMLIDGIYHLVRMYRVQLGMSGPRITTAFDEHRHIVQAISNRDEELAEMLMRRHIMYSQRNVETKLEQS